In Patescibacteria group bacterium, a single window of DNA contains:
- a CDS encoding carbohydrate kinase family protein: MFDVITIGSATRDVFLKGKFPITKDKLSFDLGSKNDVDEIFFFTGGGATNAAATFSNFGLNTACISRIGNDPGGMAVLEDLKKFGISSQFITETKDLYTAYSIIISTENGRVALVHRGTSEYFKESDIPCNKINAKWFYITSLSGNVKVLKTIFDCANDKKIRIAWNPGNSEIKLGMTSLKPFLAKVGVLILNLDEAKELTGLKNAKEIFEKLDSLTDGIVVITNGMEGVEACSGKTCYKAKAMGGKAVESTGAGDAFGSGFVSGLFFKNDVNYAIQLATANASSVVKKIGAKNGLMTKSGLNKFDKVKVENYLL, encoded by the coding sequence ATGTTTGATGTAATTACAATTGGATCAGCGACTCGCGATGTTTTTTTGAAAGGAAAATTTCCTATAACTAAAGATAAATTATCTTTTGATTTGGGATCAAAAAATGATGTTGATGAGATTTTCTTTTTTACTGGCGGAGGAGCAACTAATGCAGCAGCAACTTTTTCAAATTTTGGATTGAATACTGCTTGTATTAGTAGAATTGGAAATGATCCAGGAGGTATGGCAGTGTTAGAAGATTTAAAAAAATTTGGGATTAGTTCACAATTTATTACTGAAACTAAAGACCTATATACAGCTTATTCAATTATTATTTCAACTGAAAATGGCAGAGTTGCTTTGGTGCATCGAGGGACAAGTGAATATTTTAAAGAGTCTGATATTCCATGTAATAAAATTAATGCAAAATGGTTTTACATTACTTCTTTGTCTGGTAATGTAAAAGTTCTGAAAACTATTTTTGATTGTGCAAATGATAAAAAAATAAGAATTGCGTGGAATCCTGGAAATTCGGAAATAAAATTAGGCATGACTTCTTTAAAACCTTTTTTAGCAAAAGTTGGCGTGTTGATTTTAAATCTTGATGAAGCAAAAGAATTGACTGGTTTAAAAAATGCAAAAGAAATTTTTGAAAAATTAGACAGTTTGACTGATGGAATAGTAGTAATTACAAATGGAATGGAAGGTGTTGAAGCTTGTAGCGGAAAAACTTGTTATAAAGCAAAGGCAATGGGAGGTAAGGCTGTTGAAAGTACTGGTGCTGGAGATGCTTTTGGATCTGGATTTGTTTCTGGACTATTTTTTAAAAATGATGTTAATTATGCAATTCAATTAGCAACTGCTAATGCATCATCAGTTGTGAAAAAAATTGGAGCAAAGAATGGATTAATGACGAAGAGTGGATTAAATAAATTTGATAAAGTGAAAGTAGAGAATTATCTGCTCTAG
- the gap gene encoding type I glyceraldehyde-3-phosphate dehydrogenase produces the protein MNKIKVAINGFGRIGRQFFQIAFDRQDEMEIVGINDLGDLENLAYLLKYDTVYGKYDKKVEVVDGNLVVEGKKVNFSQEKDPSKLPWKELNVDVCVECTGVFTEKEKAKMHLTVGAKRVVISAPAKGGVPTILLGVNEEKMKDDVITSNASCTTNAISPVVAILNEKLGIEKALLNTTHAYTATQSLVDGPADLKDMRRGRSAGQNLVPSTTGAAKATTEAITELADKFDGIAVRVPVVCGSIADVTFISKKETNVSEVNKILEDASKEDRWKNLLEFSTEPIVSHDIIKNSHASIVDSEFTKVVGGNLVKVMAWYDNEWGYAVTLVEHVVKSGALIK, from the coding sequence ATGAACAAAATAAAAGTAGCAATCAATGGATTTGGCAGGATCGGCAGACAATTTTTTCAAATTGCGTTTGATCGGCAAGATGAAATGGAAATTGTAGGAATTAATGATTTGGGAGATTTAGAAAATTTAGCTTATCTTTTGAAGTATGATACGGTCTATGGAAAATATGATAAGAAAGTTGAAGTTGTTGATGGAAATTTAGTTGTGGAAGGCAAGAAAGTTAATTTTTCTCAAGAAAAAGATCCAAGCAAATTGCCATGGAAAGAATTGAATGTTGATGTTTGTGTTGAATGTACTGGCGTGTTTACGGAAAAAGAAAAGGCAAAAATGCATTTAACAGTTGGCGCAAAAAGAGTGGTAATTTCTGCACCAGCAAAAGGAGGCGTGCCAACTATTTTATTAGGAGTTAATGAAGAAAAAATGAAAGATGATGTGATTACTTCAAACGCATCTTGTACAACAAATGCTATTTCACCGGTTGTTGCGATTTTAAATGAAAAATTAGGAATTGAAAAAGCGTTGTTGAATACAACTCATGCTTATACTGCAACTCAAAGCTTGGTTGATGGTCCAGCTGATTTGAAAGATATGAGACGTGGAAGATCAGCAGGGCAAAATTTGGTGCCATCAACAACTGGAGCTGCAAAAGCAACTACTGAAGCAATAACTGAATTGGCAGATAAATTTGATGGCATTGCTGTTAGAGTTCCGGTTGTTTGTGGCTCTATTGCTGATGTGACATTTATTTCAAAAAAAGAAACAAACGTTTCCGAAGTAAATAAAATTTTGGAAGATGCGAGCAAAGAAGATCGATGGAAAAATTTATTAGAATTTTCTACGGAACCAATCGTTTCACATGATATTATTAAGAATTCTCATGCTAGTATTGTTGATTCAGAATTTACAAAAGTTGTTGGCGGAAATTTGGTTAAAGTTATGGCATGGTATGACAATGAATGGGGATACGCTGTTACTTTAGTAGAGCATGTTGTTAAATCTGGAGCATTAATAAAATAA
- a CDS encoding chitobiase/beta-hexosaminidase C-terminal domain-containing protein codes for MDNLNINKKVRGGGLNGKVKIFNSFLILLAVLLIPILILLVPTSTYAWDMAPNSNIVEAGGYDAILTVGGNSGVDGSLHTSGYRLLNNNRSRIRQNGVIDHLSIHVNNVTNITNYYIQIWRKNGATFDRIYQEDVLAQLTGLPATKNITPSTTWTVQEGDYIACGIVISGAGSNQWNVLIGQAANSAYFAYDATPSATNYNWSAQSPYTSILPVKVYMQAPQIVYIGDSIVAGHPANYSFIENSTTYSLSSSISYQFSLLHSATYQNMGIGSQTSTQIAARFTNDVVNLHPRMAIIEASANDDTSAEGAEAIFLANWTSMLDACVTNNIIPVVLLSTPFTARSNANWQIRSDWETHLVNLIATSYSSAIVVDSKPHIGQFRVGGDAGNYWDIQAIYDSGDGVHENVAGYTEIAQTIVDVLDSDIPVTTASPVGDTYNSAQSITLTPNKTATTYYTTDGSDPTEASPTYSSPIDILTNTTLKFFSENAIGNLEAVKTEIYVIDTVAPITTASPIGETYTSVQSVTLTAVDDNSGVATTYYTTDGTEPTTSSLVYSSPIEISETTTLKFFSVDNVGNSESVKTEEYIINTEAPVIPFIEKLNLENVILNQTYQSQQDNADLLFYLLPKQKSINDLYIKLIRNKKKHLNGFTKKNSYPGYLKLLSNIGTVKRAYQKNVNKHINFRVSVRYSKSKLNKTKIKEKNLRLFIKDRDGIWRGPYRIYQNKTTHTLKFKIRNYLVKIPKNPVPNPLDIKTKNRPFAPSFYFRTLKKIKFVIAEKNALSNSTNLETSDSQDFFFE; via the coding sequence ATGGATAATTTAAATATAAACAAAAAAGTACGAGGGGGGGGGCTTAATGGAAAAGTAAAAATTTTTAACTCTTTTTTAATTTTACTTGCGGTCTTGTTAATCCCGATACTTATTTTGCTTGTACCTACTTCTACATATGCATGGGATATGGCTCCAAATTCGAATATTGTTGAAGCTGGTGGCTATGATGCAATATTAACTGTTGGTGGCAACTCGGGTGTCGATGGGTCATTACATACAAGCGGATATCGGTTACTTAATAATAACAGGTCGCGTATTAGACAAAATGGAGTCATAGACCATTTGTCTATTCACGTAAATAATGTTACTAATATAACTAATTATTATATACAGATATGGCGTAAGAATGGCGCAACTTTTGATAGAATTTATCAAGAAGACGTATTAGCCCAATTAACTGGTTTACCTGCGACTAAAAATATTACACCCTCTACTACCTGGACAGTGCAAGAGGGAGACTATATCGCATGTGGAATAGTTATTAGTGGAGCAGGTAGTAACCAATGGAATGTATTAATTGGTCAAGCGGCTAACTCAGCCTATTTTGCTTACGATGCGACTCCTAGTGCGACTAATTATAATTGGTCGGCACAATCTCCATACACTTCAATACTTCCTGTCAAAGTTTATATGCAAGCTCCTCAAATAGTATATATTGGAGATTCTATTGTGGCTGGACATCCAGCAAACTATTCGTTTATTGAAAACAGTACGACATATTCACTTAGTAGTTCTATTAGTTACCAATTCTCTCTTTTGCATTCTGCAACATATCAGAATATGGGTATTGGAAGTCAAACATCTACCCAAATTGCTGCAAGATTTACGAATGATGTGGTTAATTTACACCCCAGGATGGCAATAATAGAAGCCAGCGCAAATGATGACACAAGTGCAGAAGGGGCCGAGGCAATCTTTCTTGCCAATTGGACTTCAATGCTTGATGCCTGTGTAACTAATAATATTATACCTGTAGTTCTGCTATCGACACCATTCACTGCAAGGTCGAATGCTAACTGGCAGATAAGAAGTGATTGGGAAACACACCTTGTAAATCTGATAGCCACTTCGTACTCGTCCGCCATAGTAGTTGACAGCAAACCACATATCGGGCAATTTAGAGTTGGTGGAGACGCTGGTAATTACTGGGATATACAGGCCATATATGATTCTGGTGATGGAGTACACGAAAATGTAGCAGGGTATACGGAAATTGCCCAAACAATTGTCGATGTATTGGATAGTGATATTCCAGTTACAACTGCCTCTCCAGTAGGTGATACATACAATAGCGCTCAATCAATTACTTTGACTCCAAATAAGACAGCAACAACATACTATACAACAGATGGTTCAGACCCAACAGAAGCTTCACCAACATATTCTAGTCCGATTGATATTTTAACGAATACAACCTTAAAATTCTTTTCAGAAAATGCCATTGGTAATTTAGAAGCTGTGAAAACAGAGATTTATGTTATTGATACAGTAGCACCAATAACCACTGCTTCTCCAATTGGTGAAACTTACACATCAGTTCAATCTGTTACCTTGACAGCAGTTGATGATAATTCTGGCGTCGCTACAACATATTACACAACTGATGGCACAGAACCAACTACTTCATCATTAGTCTATTCTTCGCCAATCGAAATTTCTGAAACAACAACTCTAAAATTCTTTTCAGTTGATAATGTTGGAAATTCAGAAAGTGTAAAAACTGAAGAATATATTATTAATACTGAAGCTCCAGTTATTCCTTTCATTGAAAAACTTAATTTAGAAAATGTAATTTTAAACCAAACTTATCAAAGTCAACAAGATAATGCAGATCTTCTTTTCTATCTTCTTCCTAAACAAAAATCAATCAACGATCTATATATCAAATTAATTAGAAACAAAAAGAAACATCTAAATGGTTTTACAAAGAAAAACAGCTATCCAGGATACTTAAAGCTATTATCAAATATTGGTACAGTCAAAAGAGCCTATCAGAAAAATGTTAATAAACATATTAATTTCAGAGTCTCTGTTAGATATTCAAAATCTAAATTAAACAAGACAAAGATCAAAGAAAAGAATTTAAGACTATTTATTAAAGATAGAGACGGAATTTGGCGAGGACCATACAGAATTTATCAAAACAAAACAACTCATACTTTGAAATTTAAGATTAGAAATTATCTTGTAAAGATACCTAAAAATCCTGTTCCAAATCCTTTAGATATCAAGACAAAGAACAGACCATTTGCTCCATCATTTTACTTCAGAACATTAAAAAAGATTAAATTCGTGATTGCTGAGAAGAATGCCTTATCTAATTCAACTAATTTAGAAACATCGGATAGCCAAGATTTCTTTTTTGAATAA
- a CDS encoding MGMT family protein, with translation MFKEEVYKICKQIPKGKIITYKKIAKKINKPRAYRAVGNILNKNFNKEVPCHRVIRSDGFVGGYNKGLKKKIKLLRQEGIEIKKNKIDVDKFFV, from the coding sequence ATGTTTAAAGAAGAAGTTTATAAAATTTGTAAGCAAATTCCAAAAGGTAAAATTATTACTTATAAAAAAATTGCAAAGAAGATAAATAAACCTAGAGCTTATCGTGCTGTTGGTAATATTTTGAATAAAAATTTTAATAAAGAAGTGCCATGTCATAGAGTGATAAGAAGTGATGGTTTTGTTGGAGGATATAATAAAGGATTAAAAAAGAAAATAAAATTGTTAAGACAAGAAGGAATTGAAATTAAGAAAAATAAAATAGATGTGGATAAGTTTTTTGTGTGA
- a CDS encoding FG-GAP-like repeat-containing protein, which yields MKIKTTILILLCFLFTPFLTLAEGSSAISYSFTWPLDKWIFDMEGQKFGTIRGSGIYHLGDDIGIQANSPVYAIATGVVKNIGVYTDFGTVILIEHTLANQEKIVSLYGHLGRDTQVEKGQFVNKNQIIGYIGTTDVNGGWPEHLHFGIRKGAYVTNWVYWGLGSKDKLNDWHNPTDFLWYKINNPDVNSGKIVTSPNYPGRSHIRIFDEQGLAIPTFDFFAYPPKNKQGSQISLGDINNDQKQELIISSNSYKPQIKIFNKNSQDFIAKFKPFSKKYNGQINLATTDLNLDGQDEIIATSSSNQYPKIKIFSLSAEVPQDEGGLYKTTNTFIELTKIPSPFSHKIKCGINLTTIDLNNDGKKEILATPANNKKSVLKYWDGTTWQILKSRIFKKTTAKLTTGDIDADGNEEIIAGSQSNTRSVIKIINKNGHIRKKKIKPFARYNQDGINISTVDYNNDGITEIITSIAKNGSPRIKVFQYPQNIAIANFLAYNENFTGGVNIVGIK from the coding sequence ATGAAAATAAAAACAACAATTTTAATTTTGTTATGTTTTCTTTTTACTCCTTTTTTAACATTAGCGGAAGGCTCATCTGCCATATCCTACAGTTTTACTTGGCCATTAGATAAATGGATCTTTGACATGGAAGGTCAAAAATTTGGCACTATCAGAGGATCTGGGATTTATCATCTTGGCGATGATATTGGAATACAAGCAAACTCACCAGTTTATGCAATTGCCACAGGAGTTGTAAAAAATATTGGCGTTTATACTGATTTCGGCACTGTTATTTTAATTGAACACACATTAGCAAATCAAGAAAAAATTGTTTCATTATATGGTCATCTTGGACGAGACACTCAAGTTGAAAAAGGACAATTTGTTAATAAAAATCAAATTATTGGTTATATCGGTACTACAGATGTTAATGGAGGCTGGCCAGAACATCTTCATTTCGGAATCAGAAAAGGCGCCTATGTTACAAATTGGGTCTATTGGGGCTTAGGGTCAAAGGACAAATTAAATGATTGGCATAATCCAACTGATTTTTTATGGTACAAAATTAATAATCCAGATGTTAATTCTGGAAAAATTGTAACCTCCCCAAATTATCCTGGACGATCACACATTAGAATTTTTGACGAACAAGGTCTTGCCATTCCAACTTTTGATTTCTTCGCTTACCCTCCAAAGAACAAACAAGGATCTCAAATTTCTCTTGGCGATATCAATAATGATCAAAAACAAGAATTAATAATTAGCTCAAATAGTTATAAACCACAAATAAAAATTTTTAACAAAAATTCACAAGACTTTATTGCCAAATTCAAACCATTCTCCAAAAAATATAATGGCCAAATTAATCTTGCAACGACAGATTTAAATTTAGACGGTCAAGATGAAATTATTGCCACATCTAGTTCAAATCAATATCCAAAAATAAAAATATTTTCTTTATCCGCCGAAGTCCCGCAGGACGAAGGCGGACTATACAAAACAACAAACACTTTTATAGAATTAACAAAAATTCCAAGTCCATTTAGCCATAAAATAAAATGCGGAATTAATTTAACAACTATTGATCTAAATAATGATGGCAAGAAAGAGATTCTCGCTACACCAGCCAATAATAAAAAATCAGTTTTAAAATATTGGGACGGCACAACTTGGCAAATTTTAAAATCCAGGATTTTCAAAAAAACTACCGCAAAATTAACAACTGGCGATATTGATGCAGATGGCAATGAAGAAATAATTGCTGGCTCACAATCAAATACAAGATCAGTCATCAAAATTATTAATAAAAATGGACACATCAGAAAGAAAAAAATTAAACCATTTGCCAGATATAATCAAGACGGAATAAATATTTCAACAGTTGATTACAATAATGATGGCATTACTGAAATAATTACTTCAATTGCCAAAAATGGCTCGCCTAGAATTAAAGTTTTTCAATATCCTCAAAATATTGCCATTGCCAATTTTTTAGCCTATAATGAAAATTTCACTGGTGGTGTAAATATAGTGGGAATAAAATAA
- the tsaD gene encoding tRNA (adenosine(37)-N6)-threonylcarbamoyltransferase complex transferase subunit TsaD, translating into MLILGIDTSCDDTSAAIVKDGSFVLSNIVSSQTEIHRQFGGVVPEVAARSHIELIIPVIKQALQEANIKKEELDLIAVTNGPGLITSLMVGIDTAKSLAYSLNKKIIAINHIEGHIYSNWLVQKNNFRISEFPLSAEAKQSEAKAENFQFPILCLIVSGGHTELIYMKDHLNYNVIGQTRDDAAGEAFDKVAKLLDIGYPGGPIISKLAESGDDQAYNFSRPMINSKDFDFSFSGLKTEVLRLTKENNIFSKQQINDICASFQKAVVDTLIFKTINAAKKYNVKTIMLGGGVSANKSLRKNLEQKIQQEIPDSHFSILNSQFSSDNGAMIASTAYQYAKNNKFSDFSKIIPEANLSL; encoded by the coding sequence ATGTTAATTTTAGGTATCGACACATCCTGCGACGACACATCAGCCGCCATAGTCAAAGACGGCTCTTTTGTTTTATCAAATATTGTTTCTTCTCAAACAGAAATCCATAGACAATTCGGCGGAGTTGTTCCAGAAGTTGCAGCAAGATCTCACATTGAATTAATCATTCCTGTTATTAAACAAGCTTTGCAAGAAGCAAATATAAAAAAAGAAGAATTAGATTTAATTGCCGTCACCAATGGTCCAGGTCTAATTACATCTTTAATGGTCGGCATTGATACTGCCAAGTCATTAGCCTATTCTTTAAATAAAAAAATCATCGCTATCAATCACATCGAAGGCCATATTTACTCCAACTGGCTCGTTCAAAAAAATAATTTCCGAATTTCCGAATTTCCCCTGTCCGCCGAAGCCAAACAAAGTGAGGCGAAGGCGGAGAATTTCCAATTTCCAATATTATGTTTAATAGTTAGTGGTGGTCACACTGAATTAATTTACATGAAAGATCATCTAAATTACAACGTCATCGGCCAAACCAGAGACGATGCTGCTGGCGAAGCCTTTGATAAAGTCGCTAAATTATTAGATATCGGCTATCCAGGCGGACCAATTATTTCCAAATTAGCAGAATCTGGAGATGATCAAGCTTACAATTTTTCTCGGCCAATGATTAATTCTAAAGATTTTGATTTTAGTTTTTCTGGATTAAAAACAGAAGTCTTAAGATTAACAAAAGAAAATAATATTTTTTCAAAACAACAAATTAACGATATTTGCGCTTCCTTCCAAAAAGCAGTTGTTGATACTTTAATTTTTAAGACAATAAATGCCGCCAAAAAATATAATGTCAAAACAATTATGTTGGGTGGCGGAGTTTCTGCAAACAAATCTTTACGAAAAAACCTTGAACAAAAAATCCAACAAGAGATCCCAGACTCTCACTTCTCAATTCTCAATTCCCAATTCTCAAGCGATAATGGAGCGATGATCGCTAGCACAGCCTATCAATACGCTAAAAATAACAAGTTTAGCGATTTCTCAAAAATCATTCCAGAAGCAAATCTTTCGCTATAA
- a CDS encoding valine--tRNA ligase, which translates to MSSLSKKYNILEQEQKWQNFWDQNNIYKFNSSSKKPIFSVDTPPPYASAAHLHVGHAMSYTQAEFIIRFKRMQGFNVFYPMGFDDNGLPTERYVEQKYKIADKSKISREEFIQLCLKETKEVAKTYTSLWKSLGLSIDWSLLYSTISESSRRISQKSFLDLYKKGLLEHREEPTIWCPHDQTALAQADLEDAEEKSTLNYISFELKHSNTETPEHSDDPTLRRSDALIIATSRPELLPACVALYVNPDDVRYKNLINKTAIVPLFNYEIKIKSDPTVDPKFGTGLMMVCTWGDSEDVAKWKKDKLDTRLIFDKSGHLNEWAKTYQGLDIKTARTKILEDLQKQNLLVKQEDITHVLNVHERCKTPVEFYLTKQWFIKILDNLEDFKKQGNKINWFPLFMKKKYDTWLDGLKWDWNISRERYYGVPFPVWYCKKCHEIILPDEKDLPIDPLQDQPKHPCPKCQSEEFVPEKDVMDTWMTSSLTPQINSHWQEQDENKKLYPMSLRIQAFEIIRTWLFYTVVKSWYHEKKLPWQDVMISGHGLDEQGRKISKSLGNYEPVANIIKRYGSDALRYWSAGSNLGNNLRYKEEEVKDGKKLITKLFNASKFSLMFLQSVNPSDFKNFMNFKNFQLQPLDQWILSKLQTTIKNVTEHFNTYEYSKAKKEVYNFFWKNFADNYIELAKSRLYNDENKVAKTSAQATLYICLINILKMFAPILPHITEEIWQALRELNNETKKQENSPTIEQSIHISAWPKVDKKLVNEKQEKLGDQIVEILAEVRKTKSNTNLAMNKEIKEIIIDSKEKDLEKFFPDLANATHAEQISFGTGDLHPTSDHPKGGKISENLKIKIVL; encoded by the coding sequence ATGTCAAGTCTTTCCAAAAAATATAATATTTTAGAACAAGAACAAAAATGGCAGAATTTTTGGGATCAAAACAATATTTATAAGTTCAATTCTAGCTCAAAAAAGCCAATTTTCTCAGTTGACACTCCTCCGCCTTATGCTTCAGCAGCTCATCTTCATGTCGGCCATGCCATGTCTTATACTCAAGCCGAATTTATCATCCGTTTCAAAAGAATGCAAGGTTTTAATGTTTTTTATCCCATGGGTTTTGATGACAATGGCTTACCAACTGAAAGATATGTTGAACAAAAATACAAAATTGCTGATAAATCAAAAATTTCTCGCGAAGAATTTATTCAATTATGTTTAAAAGAAACCAAAGAAGTTGCCAAAACTTATACTTCTCTTTGGAAATCTTTAGGCCTTTCAATTGACTGGTCTTTATTATACTCAACAATCAGCGAATCATCTCGTCGTATTTCTCAAAAATCATTTTTAGATTTATACAAAAAAGGCTTATTAGAACATCGCGAAGAGCCAACAATTTGGTGTCCGCACGACCAAACAGCATTAGCTCAAGCAGATCTTGAAGATGCCGAAGAAAAATCTACACTAAACTATATATCGTTCGAACTTAAACACTCAAACACTGAAACACCGGAACACTCTGACGATCCGACGCTCCGACGTTCTGACGCTCTCATTATCGCCACTTCCAGACCAGAATTATTACCTGCATGTGTAGCTCTCTATGTCAATCCAGACGATGTCCGTTACAAAAACTTAATAAACAAAACTGCCATTGTTCCATTGTTTAATTATGAAATCAAAATAAAATCCGACCCCACTGTTGATCCAAAATTTGGGACTGGCTTAATGATGGTTTGTACTTGGGGCGACTCCGAAGATGTTGCCAAATGGAAAAAAGACAAACTAGACACTAGATTAATTTTTGATAAATCTGGCCATCTTAATGAATGGGCAAAAACTTATCAAGGCTTAGATATAAAAACAGCTCGCACAAAAATTTTAGAAGATTTACAAAAACAAAATCTTTTAGTCAAACAAGAAGATATTACTCATGTTTTAAATGTTCATGAACGTTGTAAAACTCCTGTTGAATTTTATTTAACTAAACAATGGTTCATTAAAATTTTAGACAATTTAGAGGATTTTAAAAAACAAGGAAACAAAATAAATTGGTTTCCGCTCTTCATGAAAAAGAAATATGACACCTGGCTAGATGGCTTAAAATGGGATTGGAATATTTCAAGAGAGCGCTATTATGGCGTCCCATTTCCAGTTTGGTATTGCAAAAAATGTCATGAAATAATTTTACCTGACGAAAAAGATTTGCCAATTGATCCATTACAAGATCAACCAAAACATCCTTGCCCAAAATGCCAATCGGAAGAATTTGTTCCAGAAAAAGATGTAATGGACACATGGATGACATCATCATTGACTCCACAAATTAATTCTCATTGGCAAGAACAAGATGAAAACAAAAAACTTTATCCAATGTCTTTACGGATTCAAGCTTTTGAAATTATCAGAACTTGGCTTTTTTATACAGTTGTAAAATCTTGGTACCATGAAAAAAAATTACCATGGCAGGATGTTATGATTTCAGGCCATGGCTTGGATGAACAAGGCCGAAAGATTTCTAAATCATTAGGCAATTATGAACCAGTTGCTAATATAATTAAACGCTATGGTTCTGATGCTCTGCGTTATTGGTCAGCTGGATCAAATTTAGGAAATAATTTGAGATATAAAGAAGAAGAAGTCAAAGATGGCAAAAAATTAATCACCAAATTATTCAACGCTTCAAAATTTAGCTTAATGTTTTTGCAATCCGTCAATCCGTCCGACTTTAAGAACTTTATGAACTTTAAAAACTTTCAACTTCAACCTCTTGATCAATGGATATTAAGTAAACTTCAAACAACAATTAAAAACGTTACTGAACATTTTAACACGTACGAGTATTCAAAAGCCAAAAAAGAAGTTTACAACTTTTTCTGGAAAAATTTTGCTGATAATTATATTGAGCTTGCAAAATCAAGACTTTACAATGATGAAAACAAAGTAGCTAAAACATCAGCTCAAGCAACATTATATATTTGTTTAATAAATATTTTAAAAATGTTCGCGCCAATCTTGCCTCACATCACTGAAGAGATTTGGCAAGCGTTGCGAGAATTAAACAACGAAACAAAAAAACAAGAAAACAGTCCAACTATCGAACAATCAATTCATATTAGTGCTTGGCCAAAAGTTGATAAAAAATTAGTTAACGAAAAGCAAGAAAAACTTGGTGATCAGATTGTCGAAATTTTAGCCGAAGTCCGAAAAACAAAATCGAATACTAATCTTGCAATGAATAAAGAAATCAAAGAAATAATTATTGATTCTAAAGAAAAAGATTTAGAAAAATTCTTTCCAGATCTAGCCAATGCCACACATGCCGAACAAATTTCATTTGGCACTGGCGATCTTCACCCTACGAGTGACCACCCGAAGGGTGGGAAAATTTCTGAAAATCTTAAAATAAAAATTGTTTTGTAG